One Rosa chinensis cultivar Old Blush chromosome 5, RchiOBHm-V2, whole genome shotgun sequence genomic region harbors:
- the LOC112203453 gene encoding LOW QUALITY PROTEIN: protein Jade-1-like (The sequence of the model RefSeq protein was modified relative to this genomic sequence to represent the inferred CDS: inserted 2 bases in 1 codon) produces the protein MPISPARFYYREGSEALVEKLEECTGSVCENASEKSPEDSDREEECEDEDGIVCAVCKSTDGDPSDPIVFCDGCDLMVHSTCYGNPFVKGIPEGDWFCSQCPGSSEASQSDESFSCCLCPGKGGAIRPTGDGRWAHIVCALYVPEVFFKDPEGREGIDCSKVPKGRWKERCYVCKSASGCAIQCLEIKCPLAFHVTCGFNEDLCIEYREGRKXKGDFIAGFCRTHTDLWEKQQESGKFKIVARKD, from the exons ATGCCAATATCTCCCGCTAGATTTTACTATCGTGAGGGATCAG AGGCTTTGGTGGAGAAACTTGAAGAATGCACGGGAAGTGTTTGTGAAAATGCATCAGAGAAAAGCCCGGAAGATTCGGACCGCGAGGAAGAGTGTGAGGATGAAGATGGGATTGTTTGTGCTGTTTGTAAGAGTACGGATGGAGACCCGTCGGATCCGATTGTGTTCTGTGATGGGTGTGATCTGATGGTTCATTCTACCTGCTATGGCAATCCCTTTGTAAAGGGTATTCCAGAGGGGGATTGGTTCTGCTCGCAATGCCCTGGTTCTTCTGAGGCTTCACAGTCCGATGAGTCTTTCTCTTGCTGTCTGTGTCCTGGCAAAGGTGGAGCAATAAGGCCAACTGGAGATGGCCGGTGGGCACATATTGTGTGCGCGCTTTATGTTCCTGAGGTGTTCTTTAAGGACCCGGAAGGCCGAGAGGGGATTGATTGCTCAAAGGTTCCCAAGGGGAGGTGGAAAGAGAGGTGTTATGTGTGCAAGAGTGCAAGTGGGTGTGCTATTCAGTGCTTGGAAATCAAATGTCCTTTAGCGTTCCATGTGACTTGTGGTTTCAACGAGGATCTTTGCATAGAGTACAgggaaggaaggaa gaagggTGATTTTATAGCTGGGTTTTGCAGAACCCACACTGATTTGTGGGAAAAG